The Physeter macrocephalus isolate SW-GA unplaced genomic scaffold, ASM283717v5 random_1180, whole genome shotgun sequence genome segment ACCTCGGATCCCTGAACGGCCAGATCTTCTCTCTTCTGAGACCCCAAGACTCCCCGCTACTTTTCTGGTCTGATTTTGCCTGGTGTGTCTGCCTGCTTGCGTGTGTGTTGTAAACGTGTTCTCAATGAAATGTTAACCGACCACCTTCCCAGTGCCAGCTCTTCTTGCCGCTGGACCCAGAGGTAACTCAGGCGTGATCCCTACCCTTAAGGAGGTCACAGCCAAAAGGGGAGGCACCCTAGTCAGTTGTAGTCCATTGTGGGGAGTGCAGCAAGAGAGGCAAAGGCATAGACGTCAGAAATGCTGTGCCAGGAACTACAGGCAGACTGTGTAACTGAAGCATGTGAGAGGCAGGGAATCCCAGGAGCAAGACTGGAAGAGAGACGGGGCAAGATAGTGGTCGGTCCTGAGCCCTGACAAGAGCTGAGACCACCCCAAGAGTAGAGAGGTTCCAACACGGACGTGTGGAGTCTGCTTTGCCGcttactggctgtgtggcttCAGGCAGgctccttaacctctctgagccttagttacTGCTCCTGGAAATAAGGGTGACTGTACCTATCTTTCTGGGCTTCTGACAGGGTTAAATAAGATAGtgcatgcaaagcacttagcatttttatttcgtttgtttatttttttggccgcaccgcgtggcttgcgggatcttagttccccaacctgggccCCCCccccgcagtgaaagcaccgagtcctaaccactggaccgccagggaattccctagcatgTTTTTAAGTGAGCTTTTTGTTGAAGTGTGCCATACATAACCTGTTACTATTGAAAAGTTCTTAAGGCCAGGGGTAGCGCAGCCAGATGTGTCAAAAGTACTCTGGCTTCTGGGTGAATAAAGGGTTGCAGGGGCAAGACTGGAAGCGGGAAGATGGATGAAGAAATGTTGCAACAGACCGGGCAGGAGGATGGAATGGCAGAACCTGGGGAAAGCCTGGCTAGGGCTTGAGGGTGAGGGAGGTTGCAGGTGACCCCCAGGAACTGCCGCTGGTGGGGGGCAAGTGGGTCACTGAGAGGAGGAGTGAGCCGGCTGAGGAAGGGCTGGGGGGAAGATGAGTTGGGTTTGGTACACTCTGGGTCTGGCGTGTGCACGGAGATGGGTCTGAGCTTGACGTGGGAAGGCGTTTGCTGCCCCGCTCCTGGGTAATTGCTGCCTCTGTCCTGTTCTTCTCTCTGCTGCCTTCCTCTGGACTTAGATCTCGGCAAAAGTGCATGTCTCAGAGGTATATGGTGCCTGCTTGGGAACAGGCTCTggagggtgggtggggcagggaggcacTTGGTGTGCAGCACCTGGGGTGTCATCTCCCTGGGATCCCTGCATGTTTGGGAGGTCACTGGCAGGGGCCTGGCCACCGCTCACGTCtggcctctcccctcttccccattCCCATCTCCCTCCTTCGTCCACAGCCTAGACCTGTCCGAGTTGGCCAAAGCTGCCAAGAAGAAGCTGCAGGCGGTGAGTCTACTCAGACAGGCCCCTAAGGCTTGGAGCTGCCCTCCATCTCTGACCTGCCCCCATCCCTGCGATGGTTCCCCCTTTTTCTGACCTGGTGCCCTTTTCCAAGTCTTGGACCTGCCCCTCACTCTAGTTTCCTCAGTCACCTGTCCTCCACCTCCGCACCCCTCGCCTTtgaccctggctctgccctcccaAGGCCGCCAGGGCACGTGGCGCACCTCTCGCTACCTGGGCGCTAACCAGGCCGCTCGGGGcaccctctgcctctccctcctcgGAGCTTGGCAGACAGACCCCTACCCCAGTTGCCAGTTCTGAGACTGGGGGGAGGGCTGGGCGGCACAAGGGACACACAAGTCGTTTTCGACATCTTCTAAGATCCTGGTGAGCCTGGTGAGCTGGCTTGCTTGGCACTGGGGGGCCAGTTGATCTGACAAAGCCTGGgtccccatctccacctccacctccagctCAGCAACCGGCTTTTTGAGGAACTTGCCATGGACGTGTATGACGAGGTGGATCGAAGAGAAAATGACGCTGGTGAGCCGGAAGGGGATCGAAGCCTTGGGCGGAGGGGACAGAGCGCCTGcctgctggggaggggctgggacctGGTGTGGCGCTGGGGTCCTTTTACTGGGACTAGGAAGAGGTACCAGGGGCTGGTCTGCTCCGCAGGCCTGCACGTAAGCCCAGCCAGGCAGGCAGAGCTTGCTGAGCTGGaggccaccagcccctcccacttTGGCTCTCTCCCCAGTCCCACTCCGCCCCCTACATCCCTTCTTCCTGGCCACAGCCAGATTCCAGCCCAAACTCCCGGTTGGTAGGGGCTGGCGGGAGGGAGTCGCCTCGTTCTGTTTGTCAGTCCCCAGCCGGCCTCTCCCTGACCCACCCTTACCTTCCCTGTCCGGAAACCACCCTTTTCTTGAACACCAACACTCGGTGGGCATGGGGAGGAGCTCGGAAGGCTGTGCTGCTGCTTTCCCACCTCCATCCACCCGGCCGCCGCGGACCATCcgttccctgcccctcccctccagtgTGGCTGGCGACCCAAAACCACAGCACCCTGGTGACGGAGCGCAGTGCCGTACCATTCCTGCCCGTTAACCCTGAATACTCAGCCACGCGGAATCAGGTGAGTGGGCTGGACCGGGGGGGCCTGGGGCGATGATCTCCCCTCCTGGGGTCACCAGCTCTATGGGTCCTGCCCTTCCTGGCAGGCTGCTGTCTGCGCCGAGTCTTCCCCACTCCTGGCCGCGCTGGCTCTGAGACTTGGGAATGGGGAGGAGGCTGTTCTTTGGAGCACTTGGTGAGCAGCCTCCTGGGGGGGGGGTGTTCCAGCCTCTTCCTGAGAGCTCTCCTAGGCACCCCAAATCTGTGTCAttccccaacccctgccctggCGAGCTAGGCAGGCACGTTTTAGCTGTCGTTAAGTCAACTGTCGGACGGCCTGGCTGCTTTGTCCCCATCTCTGTCAGCTGTAAGGGCCTCCTCACGCCGGCCTGGCCCTTTCTGCCTCTCAGGGGCGACAGAAGTTGGCCCGCTTTAATGCCCGAGAGTTTGCCACCTTGATCATCGACATTCTCAGTGAGGCCAAGCGGAGACAGCAGGGCAAGAGCCTCAGCAGCCCCACAGGTGGGAAGGGCGTGGATGGGGGCGCGGTGGTGGGCACTGTTCCAGGATATTCTCTCATGGCTCCCTTCGGGGGGTGGCATGATAGATGGGTCGTGTGAGCCCTGAGTGACAGGCCTGTGCCCTCAGACAACCTCGAGCTGTCTGTGCGGAGCCAGAGTGACCTGGACGACCAGCACGACTACGACAGCGTGGCCTCGGACGAGGACACAGACCAGGAGCCCCTGCGCAGCGCCGGTGCCGCTCGGAACAACCGTGCTCGGGTCTGAGCGCTGCCCCTCCCCACGCCTCCACCAAGGCCCTGCTCCATCCTCTCGTAGCTCAGGGCCTCGGGGACAAGGGGGCTGACCGGCTCACATCTCCTTCTGCAGAGCATGGACTCCTCAGACCTGTCGGACGGGGCCGTGACGCTGCAGGAGTACCTGGAGCTCAAGAAGGCCCTGGCCGCCTCCGAGGCAAAGGTGCAGCAGCTCATGAAAGTCAACAGCAGCTTGAGCGATGAGCTCCGGAGGCTGCAGCGGGAGGTGAGGATGGGGGCCTCCCAGGGCCCCAGTGCCGGGAGGAGTTACTCTCTCCTGGAGGTGGTGGTGCTGCCTGGACCCTCCAGAGTGTCTTGACACCACTCTCACTCTCAGATCCACAAGCTGCAGGCCGAGAACTTGCAGATCCGGCAGCCACCGGGGCCAGTGCCCACAGCCCCGCTCCCCAGCGAACGAGCGGAGCACGCGCCCATGGGGCCTGGCGGGAGCACCCACCGCAGGGACCGCCAGGCCTTCTCCATGTATGAACCGGGCTCTGCCCTGAAGCCCTTTGGAGGCCCACCTGGGGATGAACTCACCACCCGGCTCCAGCCTTTCCACAGCACCGTGAGCTGCCTGCGGGCctcggggcggggggtggagacAGGGCTGGGACCACTGCAGGGCCCTCCATGATGCCCCCTGTGCCACCCCCAGGAGCTGGAGGATGACGCCATCTATTCAGTGCACGTCCCTGCTGGCCTTTACCGGGTaagcagggcctgggggaggcggGTCTGTTCCCACAA includes the following:
- the GIT1 gene encoding ARF GTPase-activating protein GIT1 isoform X8, which codes for MSSLTGWPSISVDASQITGMGITSSHRWQTDLGKSACLRGIWCLLGNRLWRVGGAGRHLVCSTWGVISLGSLHVWEVTGRGLATAHVWPLPSSPFPSPSFVHSLDLSELAKAAKKKLQALSNRLFEELAMDVYDEVDRRENDAVWLATQNHSTLVTERSAVPFLPVNPEYSATRNQGRQKLARFNAREFATLIIDILSEAKRRQQGKSLSSPTDNLELSVRSQSDLDDQHDYDSVASDEDTDQEPLRSAGAARNNRARSMDSSDLSDGAVTLQEYLELKKALAASEAKVQQLMKVNSSLSDELRRLQREIHKLQAENLQIRQPPGPVPTAPLPSERAEHAPMGPGGSTHRRDRQAFSMYEPGSALKPFGGPPGDELTTRLQPFHSTELEDDAIYSVHVPAGLYRVRKGVSASAVPFAPSSPLLPCSQEGSRHTSKLSRHGSGADSDYENTQSGDPLLGLEGKRFLELGKEEDFHPELESLDGDLDPGLPSTEDVILKTEQVTKNIQELLRAAQEFKHDSFVPCSEKIHLAVTEMASLFPKAQLPPPSLQRPALEPVRSSLRLLNASAYRLQSECRKTVPPEPGAPVDFQLLTQQVIQCAYDIAKAAKQLVTITTREKKQ